One genomic region from Candidatus Poribacteria bacterium encodes:
- a CDS encoding DUF3108 domain-containing protein, which translates to MQYAEHLIFIFLLIGCLAVNGASQSLVESPNIAPSPLRVGEKLTYNIHVTKMRAAQRTDWIVKEDLVNGKTIYHVQSKLKTRALFRLYSFERQEETYLNPKTLSPVRFRNQLRDQKYRATVTIDFREETADYEKISRPKPKSHQKREAKILEIPAGTQDELSMLYFLRSKQLAVGKTYFFPIIAKGKVQKVTLTVERREKIKNKKLGAVTTLVLRTSTGDRFWFTDDKRRILVKAATKRGRWTANATLVDIEFTKE; encoded by the coding sequence TTGCAGTACGCAGAGCACCTAATCTTCATCTTTCTTCTCATAGGCTGTCTTGCCGTAAACGGTGCCTCCCAATCGCTTGTTGAAAGTCCAAACATTGCACCTTCCCCACTGCGGGTCGGTGAAAAGTTAACTTACAATATTCATGTGACAAAAATGCGTGCTGCTCAACGGACAGACTGGATTGTTAAAGAAGACTTGGTGAATGGAAAGACTATTTATCATGTTCAGTCTAAACTGAAAACGCGTGCCCTTTTCAGGCTTTATAGTTTCGAGAGGCAGGAAGAAACGTATTTGAATCCGAAAACCCTCTCACCTGTCCGCTTCCGAAATCAGCTGCGGGATCAGAAATATCGCGCAACTGTGACGATTGACTTCCGAGAGGAAACGGCAGACTATGAAAAAATCTCGCGCCCGAAGCCGAAATCGCATCAAAAACGTGAAGCAAAAATTTTAGAGATACCTGCTGGCACACAAGATGAACTGTCGATGCTCTACTTCCTACGTTCTAAACAACTTGCAGTTGGTAAAACCTATTTCTTTCCGATTATAGCAAAAGGCAAGGTTCAGAAGGTTACACTCACTGTTGAGCGCAGAGAGAAGATAAAGAATAAGAAATTGGGTGCCGTCACAACCCTCGTCTTACGAACTTCAACAGGGGACCGCTTCTGGTTCACGGACGACAAACGTCGGATACTCGTCAAAGCAGCAACCAAAAGGGGACGCTGGACAGCAAATGCTACTTTAGTCGACATCGAATTTACAAAGGAGTAG
- the mfd gene encoding transcription-repair coupling factor, with translation MIEFLRKTENYQTLAACLRGGKKLPWLRGLANASTAYLLATLIDDFPEKSFLIVLPSQREAEQVLEEICTYRSYPALETTPTADGQPKVNLFPAWNPKLFDRIAPPKNTVSDRMQCLERLAHGERSVVVTTSQAMLYKLPLRERFADACCVLNLGDEIDPDDVAAILIRGGYQNVELVEVKGEFARRGDILDVYPLTVDSPVRIEFFGDEIDAIRAFDPISQRSTESIQSVTLTPLREVFSADVSVDHWQAQADVLIQAHATPQLINTVREITQILKEAASSQYRLEECPLNDGIEAFLPMLIPETGLLTDYLPDDTIVCLIEPQWQKREVSQMHERMRELFQKKLEESSLMVPPDELLASFETLSAELKRYPVISSSLAPPREAANNESIPLHFEMKPLALPSGNYQTVINQMKTWTEEGMRVHVFCETPQQSRRVSEILGERELFSPDINTSVGAISEGFLNESLNLVVISEDELFGSRQRRPTRHRPSTDGTPILSLIDLKVGDYVVHVSHGIAVYDGIRRLAIDGKSQDFLILKYSADDILYVPTYQVDLVQKYIGSKDNNYKPRVDRLGGTAWGRRKSKVKASIEQMADELLKLYALRQARKGYSFPTEVPWQTDFEALFPYQETDDQLQAIEDVKTDMEDERPMDRLVCGDVGYGKTEVALRAAFKAVMSEKQVAILVPTTILALQHHDTFEKRFQSFPVNIEMLNRFRTPKEIKEIKEGLANGTVDIVIGTHSLLSETVEFDNLGLLIVDEEHRFGVKHKEKIKQFKKTIDVLTLTATPIPRTLHMSLVGIRDFSIINTPPADRLPIQTYVIPYDSEVIREAIITELSRDGQVFFVHNRVQDIQSVALMVQQLVPEARIAVAHGQMPERELETIMLEFVRHKHDILVCTMIIESGLDIPNVNTILINRADALGLAQLYQLRGRVGRATTQAYGYLFYPQDRAITEGAQKRLRVIEEFTDLGSGFKIALRDLEIRGTGNILGAEQHGHIITVGYELYCRLLEEAVMALKGEEVEETVETRISLPVEAYLPDDYVPDSRQKVSIYKKIAGLKDPEALNELREELRDRYGTIPEPAEMLLEVANIKQLSQRLGITTIVAGKEQVKVTFDERKPRINVKKFVEIVHQSKDLELQPPAQLKIRMPGVTGTNMLTELQQTLKSFVA, from the coding sequence GTGATAGAATTTTTACGCAAAACCGAAAATTACCAAACACTGGCGGCATGCCTCAGAGGTGGTAAAAAGCTTCCATGGCTCAGAGGATTGGCAAACGCATCGACCGCGTACCTTTTAGCAACGCTCATCGACGATTTTCCCGAAAAATCCTTCCTGATTGTGCTCCCTTCGCAGCGTGAAGCCGAACAAGTATTGGAAGAAATCTGTACGTACCGGTCATATCCGGCCTTGGAAACCACACCTACTGCTGATGGACAGCCTAAAGTTAACTTGTTTCCTGCTTGGAACCCTAAACTTTTTGATCGTATCGCTCCTCCTAAAAATACTGTTTCTGACCGGATGCAGTGCCTGGAACGCTTAGCCCACGGGGAACGAAGCGTCGTTGTGACAACAAGCCAGGCGATGCTTTACAAGTTACCACTACGCGAACGTTTTGCTGATGCCTGTTGTGTCCTGAATCTTGGAGATGAGATAGATCCAGACGATGTCGCGGCAATACTCATACGTGGTGGTTACCAAAATGTTGAACTCGTAGAAGTGAAGGGTGAATTTGCACGTAGAGGCGATATTTTGGATGTTTATCCGCTTACTGTTGACAGTCCGGTACGCATCGAATTTTTCGGCGATGAAATTGATGCTATTCGCGCCTTTGATCCAATATCGCAACGCTCAACGGAATCGATTCAATCTGTTACGCTCACGCCGCTACGGGAAGTCTTTTCCGCTGATGTATCCGTTGATCATTGGCAAGCACAAGCTGATGTCCTCATTCAGGCGCACGCGACACCGCAACTGATAAATACTGTCCGGGAAATAACACAAATTTTAAAAGAGGCTGCGTCCTCTCAATATCGGCTTGAAGAATGTCCACTCAATGACGGGATCGAAGCATTTTTGCCGATGCTCATTCCAGAAACTGGACTCCTGACTGATTATTTACCCGACGACACAATCGTCTGCTTGATAGAGCCACAGTGGCAGAAGCGCGAAGTATCGCAGATGCACGAGCGGATGCGGGAATTATTTCAGAAGAAGTTGGAGGAATCCAGCCTCATGGTTCCGCCGGATGAGTTGTTAGCCTCCTTTGAAACACTCAGTGCCGAATTGAAGAGGTACCCCGTCATCTCGTCGTCTTTAGCACCGCCTCGTGAAGCTGCAAACAATGAATCGATACCCCTGCATTTTGAGATGAAACCGCTTGCACTGCCATCGGGGAACTATCAGACGGTCATCAATCAGATGAAAACATGGACAGAGGAAGGGATGCGGGTTCATGTTTTCTGTGAAACGCCTCAACAATCGAGGCGTGTGTCTGAGATTTTAGGGGAGCGCGAGTTGTTCTCCCCAGACATTAATACCAGTGTGGGAGCAATCAGTGAAGGGTTTCTCAATGAATCGCTAAATCTTGTTGTCATTTCCGAGGATGAGCTCTTCGGCAGTCGCCAGCGTCGTCCGACTCGGCACCGACCCTCTACAGATGGCACCCCGATTCTCAGTCTAATCGATCTGAAAGTTGGAGACTACGTCGTACACGTCTCACACGGCATCGCTGTTTACGATGGAATACGTCGATTGGCAATTGATGGCAAATCACAAGATTTCCTAATACTCAAATACAGTGCGGACGACATTCTCTATGTGCCGACTTATCAGGTTGATCTTGTTCAGAAGTATATCGGCAGCAAGGATAATAACTATAAGCCGCGTGTTGACAGGCTTGGAGGGACCGCTTGGGGGCGACGAAAAAGTAAAGTCAAAGCGTCAATTGAGCAGATGGCGGATGAATTGCTCAAACTCTACGCCCTTCGACAAGCACGAAAAGGATACAGTTTTCCGACTGAGGTGCCGTGGCAAACTGACTTTGAGGCACTCTTTCCGTATCAGGAGACTGACGATCAGCTCCAAGCGATTGAAGACGTAAAAACCGACATGGAAGATGAACGTCCGATGGACAGACTCGTCTGTGGAGACGTTGGTTACGGGAAAACGGAGGTTGCGTTACGTGCCGCTTTCAAAGCTGTCATGTCCGAAAAGCAGGTAGCGATTCTCGTGCCTACCACTATTCTCGCACTCCAACATCACGACACCTTTGAGAAACGTTTTCAATCTTTTCCAGTCAATATTGAGATGTTAAACCGGTTTCGGACACCGAAGGAAATAAAGGAAATTAAAGAGGGATTGGCGAACGGGACGGTGGATATCGTCATTGGGACGCACAGTCTCCTCTCCGAAACGGTCGAATTTGATAACCTTGGGCTTTTGATTGTTGACGAGGAACACCGCTTCGGCGTTAAGCACAAAGAGAAAATCAAACAGTTTAAAAAGACGATTGATGTGCTTACGCTGACGGCTACGCCGATTCCACGCACACTTCACATGTCGCTTGTTGGTATCCGAGATTTTAGTATTATTAACACTCCTCCGGCAGATCGATTACCGATTCAGACGTACGTTATACCTTATGATAGCGAGGTCATTCGTGAAGCGATTATTACCGAATTAAGCCGCGATGGACAGGTGTTTTTTGTTCACAACCGCGTTCAGGATATTCAGAGCGTTGCGCTAATGGTTCAGCAACTCGTGCCGGAGGCGCGTATTGCTGTCGCGCATGGACAAATGCCAGAGCGTGAATTAGAGACCATTATGCTTGAGTTTGTCCGGCACAAACACGACATCCTCGTCTGTACAATGATTATTGAATCGGGACTGGATATCCCTAACGTGAATACTATCCTCATTAATCGGGCAGATGCCCTCGGTTTGGCGCAACTCTATCAGTTGCGTGGGCGTGTCGGTCGCGCGACGACGCAGGCTTATGGCTATCTGTTCTATCCGCAGGACCGAGCGATCACTGAAGGTGCTCAGAAAAGACTCCGGGTTATTGAGGAATTCACAGACCTCGGTTCGGGTTTCAAAATAGCCCTCCGAGACTTAGAGATTCGGGGTACCGGGAATATTCTCGGTGCGGAACAGCACGGTCATATCATCACCGTAGGCTATGAACTTTATTGTAGGCTCCTTGAAGAGGCAGTAATGGCGTTGAAGGGTGAAGAGGTCGAGGAAACCGTGGAAACACGTATCAGCCTCCCCGTTGAGGCTTATCTACCTGATGATTACGTGCCGGATAGTCGTCAGAAGGTCTCTATCTATAAAAAGATTGCTGGATTAAAGGATCCGGAGGCACTTAATGAACTTCGCGAAGAATTGAGGGACCGATACGGTACGATCCCAGAACCCGCGGAAATGTTACTGGAGGTTGCCAATATCAAGCAACTCAGTCAACGTCTTGGTATCACGACCATTGTTGCCGGAAAGGAACAGGTAAAGGTTACTTTTGACGAGCGAAAGCCGCGAATTAATGTGAAGAAATTCGTTGAGATTGTCCACCAAAGTAAAGATCTTGAACTACAACCTCCTGCGCAACTTAAAATTCGGATGCCGGGAGTGACTGGTACGAATATGTTAACCGAACTGCAACAAACCCTAAAGTCGTTTGTTGCGTAA
- a CDS encoding peptidyl-prolyl cis-trans isomerase, with translation MKKAITVFVIVAMTCLLTWRFVQSDSHEQPEVTMDESQVILVEYKWNGESHQISLADLNAAISELPVYRQQNYKSRADKAEYLEELIEEKLKILRAADDGFDTLPEHLKKLEDYTHQLMVEKLTEAEVDNKIAYTDEELMAHYQANLGEYVEDAKVRAICITLDDEDFANETLDTIKAGKDIIEMAKELSEAGKLANGPGSSDPDNPGNTFFFTKSASPRWEEFIEAVFEQEVGEMTDVLFETDVNDETFYLIFRKEEHHPDRQQEFDEVKSDIQRTVEREKKRSRINEWVTQITEKGKLKTYPENIPEPPKPEEAETDESDQ, from the coding sequence ATGAAAAAAGCGATTACTGTTTTTGTAATTGTCGCTATGACTTGTCTGTTAACGTGGCGGTTTGTTCAGTCTGATAGTCATGAACAACCTGAAGTTACTATGGACGAGAGCCAAGTGATTTTGGTGGAATACAAATGGAATGGTGAATCCCATCAAATCTCGTTGGCAGACTTAAACGCTGCAATCTCGGAATTGCCGGTTTACCGTCAGCAGAACTATAAGAGTCGAGCAGACAAAGCCGAGTATCTTGAGGAGTTGATAGAGGAGAAACTCAAAATCCTTCGTGCTGCTGACGATGGGTTTGATACACTCCCTGAACACCTCAAAAAACTGGAAGATTACACCCATCAGCTCATGGTCGAGAAATTAACCGAGGCGGAAGTAGATAACAAAATCGCCTATACCGACGAGGAGCTCATGGCGCACTATCAAGCGAATTTAGGTGAGTACGTTGAGGATGCCAAAGTTCGCGCGATCTGCATTACCCTTGATGACGAGGATTTCGCGAATGAGACGTTGGATACTATCAAAGCGGGTAAGGACATCATTGAGATGGCGAAGGAGCTCTCGGAAGCTGGAAAACTTGCTAACGGACCCGGTAGTTCCGACCCGGATAATCCAGGCAATACCTTCTTCTTCACAAAATCTGCCTCACCACGCTGGGAGGAATTCATTGAGGCTGTTTTTGAGCAAGAAGTTGGCGAAATGACGGATGTCCTTTTTGAGACTGATGTCAACGACGAAACCTTCTATCTCATCTTCCGTAAGGAAGAGCACCATCCAGACCGTCAGCAGGAATTCGATGAGGTCAAGAGCGATATCCAAAGGACTGTTGAACGTGAAAAGAAACGCTCACGCATCAATGAGTGGGTTACCCAGATTACTGAGAAAGGCAAGTTAAAAACCTATCCTGAAAATATTCCGGAACCGCCGAAACCAGAAGAAGCGGAAACCGACGAGTCAGACCAGTAG
- a CDS encoding peptidyl-prolyl cis-trans isomerase, with amino-acid sequence MLTAVARFMGRINSQFRLPVVPLLLLGILATHPIFYSCGDKAIGADGTVIAEFDWNGKQRITLEEMMQEISELPEYKQRQYQDKEGLETYMLLMAESRLILNLARDEKLNEDPEILKKVQDYLHELMVKRITTQEVDDKLILSEDDYIQYYEAHKEDYVRPAQVRLSCITLMNQERADESFAQIKEGKDILEVAQELSDRGELVGPGANPASPGDTDYIGRDSFPTGTEPFLDAAFAGEIGKLHDGVIEVDVQGQKYYMIFRKDEARDEYQKPFEDEDVRKSVERKAEREKRQQLMDDWVRQLRERAEVKTYIDRIPEAQSEEAEEASEEEHSEESSEETEPEE; translated from the coding sequence ATGCTCACAGCAGTTGCCCGCTTCATGGGCAGAATCAATAGTCAGTTCCGGCTTCCGGTTGTCCCTTTACTTTTACTTGGGATTCTTGCCACACACCCTATTTTCTATAGTTGTGGCGACAAGGCAATTGGTGCTGACGGAACAGTCATTGCTGAATTTGATTGGAATGGTAAACAACGCATCACCCTTGAAGAGATGATGCAAGAGATTAGCGAACTCCCTGAGTACAAGCAGCGTCAATATCAAGACAAAGAGGGGTTGGAAACCTACATGCTTCTCATGGCAGAGAGTCGCTTAATTCTCAATCTCGCCCGGGACGAAAAGCTCAACGAAGACCCGGAAATTCTCAAGAAGGTTCAGGATTACCTTCACGAGTTGATGGTTAAGAGGATTACGACGCAGGAGGTCGACGATAAGCTCATTTTAAGTGAAGACGACTATATTCAATACTACGAAGCACACAAAGAGGACTACGTGCGTCCGGCGCAAGTGAGGCTTTCATGTATTACCCTTATGAATCAAGAGCGGGCTGATGAGTCGTTCGCACAAATCAAAGAAGGCAAAGACATCCTTGAAGTCGCCCAAGAACTTTCCGATCGCGGTGAACTCGTCGGTCCTGGGGCGAATCCAGCCTCCCCGGGTGACACGGACTACATTGGTCGGGATTCCTTCCCAACGGGAACTGAGCCTTTCTTAGATGCAGCGTTCGCTGGAGAGATCGGTAAACTCCATGATGGGGTTATTGAGGTCGATGTCCAGGGGCAGAAGTACTACATGATATTCCGAAAAGATGAGGCTCGTGACGAATACCAAAAGCCATTTGAGGACGAAGATGTTCGTAAGAGTGTCGAGCGGAAAGCGGAACGCGAAAAACGACAACAACTCATGGATGATTGGGTTCGTCAGCTTCGTGAACGTGCCGAGGTCAAAACCTACATAGATCGCATCCCAGAGGCACAATCCGAAGAAGCTGAAGAGGCATCAGAGGAAGAGCACTCCGAAGAATCTTCTGAGGAGACAGAACCTGAAGAGTAG
- a CDS encoding peptidylprolyl isomerase, translated as MAYRIVAYLMFCLFFICSGVSVSVARTFDRIIAYVNDDVVTKRELDVLVKQRAMELQQVYRYSEREALNESERQRPELLDRLIRQMLLLEAALTLKITVSDADIEQYVQDFKKRYQIETDEEFEKQLNREGMTLFAFREQSERNLKAERLVMGRIVPRLQVRDSEIQKFFEENRDQLPTKSDKVHLRHIFVAFKPNQADRDAAFETVRKALDEIAADKDNAKFEEFARRYAPKKNPSSQAGMLIEATTEELNRFPEIFQNVLKDLTEGALSEPIEGNEGLYVFAVEQKTDEMIAFRYLIVPLVPSAEAMHEAREHIVEVYKKLENGDDFTALAAAHSDDVETRENGGDLGVRSLVELNPKTRAVIEALEAGAYTQPHETESGLHIFRVDERNSPDLSEAEKIQITSILRQQRFQEEWDAYTNKLLENAYVKIELKE; from the coding sequence ATGGCTTACAGAATTGTCGCTTATCTTATGTTCTGTTTATTTTTTATCTGCAGTGGTGTAAGCGTCAGTGTCGCTCGCACTTTTGACAGGATCATCGCTTACGTCAATGACGATGTTGTAACCAAACGAGAACTTGATGTCTTGGTGAAGCAACGCGCGATGGAACTCCAGCAAGTCTATCGCTACAGCGAGCGTGAAGCACTCAATGAGTCCGAACGACAACGACCTGAACTTCTCGATCGGCTTATCAGACAAATGCTTCTTTTGGAAGCCGCGCTAACCTTGAAGATTACCGTCAGTGACGCAGATATAGAGCAGTACGTTCAAGACTTTAAAAAGAGATACCAAATTGAAACCGATGAGGAGTTTGAAAAGCAGTTAAACCGAGAAGGCATGACACTCTTTGCTTTTCGAGAGCAATCGGAGCGGAACCTTAAAGCGGAGAGACTTGTGATGGGAAGAATTGTTCCGCGATTACAAGTCCGCGACAGCGAGATCCAAAAGTTTTTTGAAGAGAATCGAGACCAACTGCCAACTAAATCAGATAAAGTCCACTTGCGGCATATTTTTGTCGCTTTTAAACCGAACCAAGCGGACCGAGATGCTGCATTTGAAACCGTTCGGAAAGCACTTGATGAAATCGCAGCAGATAAAGATAACGCGAAGTTTGAAGAATTCGCACGGCGATATGCCCCGAAAAAGAATCCGAGTTCGCAAGCCGGGATGCTCATAGAAGCTACGACTGAAGAACTCAATCGATTTCCAGAGATATTTCAGAATGTCCTGAAAGACTTGACAGAGGGTGCGCTGAGCGAACCGATTGAGGGAAACGAAGGACTCTACGTTTTCGCTGTGGAACAGAAAACGGACGAGATGATTGCGTTTCGGTATCTCATTGTTCCACTTGTGCCCAGTGCGGAGGCTATGCATGAGGCGCGCGAGCACATCGTTGAAGTTTACAAAAAGTTGGAAAATGGTGATGATTTTACAGCACTTGCGGCAGCACATTCCGACGATGTTGAAACGCGAGAGAACGGCGGTGACCTTGGGGTTCGGTCCTTGGTGGAACTCAATCCTAAAACGCGTGCGGTAATTGAAGCATTGGAAGCCGGGGCTTACACTCAACCCCACGAAACTGAATCCGGTCTTCACATTTTTAGAGTTGACGAGCGAAATAGCCCTGATCTAAGTGAAGCGGAGAAGATACAGATCACCTCAATACTCCGTCAGCAACGGTTTCAGGAAGAATGGGATGCGTATACCAACAAACTCCTCGAAAATGCCTACGTCAAAATTGAACTGAAAGAGTAA